The following are encoded together in the Streptomyces sp. NBC_00358 genome:
- a CDS encoding acetate--CoA ligase family protein produces MLGSTHGTLTTDSRRARVIACGEQPSPVVHGRPAEVDDLDVSGRPLYAAVPDLDRFFRPESVAVIGASDTEGRPNTGITRQLIGWAERVGARLHPVHPTRRTVFGLPCLPSVADLPEQVDLAVLLVGDPLPVIEELAEAKVKFAVAFASGFAETGTEGAAEQARLATAVRRSGLRLLGPNTNLNAFENFRDDLDGPAIALITQSGHQGRPVFAMQQLGVRLSHWAPTGNEADLETSDFISYFSERPEVGAIACYVEGLKDGRSFLLAADRAARRGVPVVAVKVGRTETGARTAASHTGKLTGADTVVDAAMRQFGVIRVDGLDELQDTAALLARARTPRVDGVVVYSISGGTGAHFADLASAAGLDLPVLSDAKQAELHTWIPDYLNVANPVDNGGHPVGDWRGRKIIDAILADPSVGVLICPITGPFPPMSDKLAQDLVDAAEQTDKLVCVVWGSPVGTEAAYRETLLGSSRVATFRTFANCITAVRAHLDHARFTAAYRSPFDEAPRTPSPSFRKAQALMRPGQQLSEHAAKQLLRAYGIRVPREQLVTSAAAAVRAASQVGYPVVMKASGAQIAHKTELGLVKIGLTSASQVRDAYRELTDIARYEDISLDGVLVCQMVERGVEMVVGVTHDQLFGPTVTVGLGGVLVEVLRDTAVRVPPFGDDQARAMLSELRGRALLDGVRGAPPVDVDALVEVVVRVQRMALELGDEISELDINPLMVLPRGQGAVALDALVLCR; encoded by the coding sequence ATGCTTGGATCAACCCACGGCACCCTCACCACCGACTCCCGCCGGGCCCGGGTCATCGCCTGCGGCGAGCAGCCCTCGCCGGTCGTGCACGGACGACCGGCCGAGGTGGACGACCTGGACGTCAGCGGGCGCCCGCTGTACGCCGCAGTACCCGATCTGGACCGCTTCTTCCGCCCCGAGTCCGTGGCCGTGATCGGCGCCTCGGACACCGAGGGGCGGCCGAACACCGGGATCACGCGGCAGCTCATCGGCTGGGCCGAGCGGGTCGGCGCCCGGCTCCACCCGGTGCACCCCACCCGCCGGACCGTCTTCGGCCTGCCCTGCCTCCCCTCCGTGGCGGACCTGCCGGAGCAGGTGGATCTGGCCGTACTCCTCGTCGGCGACCCCCTTCCGGTGATCGAGGAACTGGCCGAGGCCAAGGTGAAGTTCGCGGTCGCCTTCGCGTCCGGGTTCGCCGAGACCGGGACCGAGGGCGCCGCCGAACAGGCCCGGCTCGCCACCGCCGTACGCCGCTCCGGTCTGCGGCTGCTCGGACCCAACACCAACCTCAACGCCTTCGAGAACTTCCGCGACGACCTCGACGGTCCCGCGATCGCCCTCATCACCCAGTCCGGCCACCAGGGGCGGCCGGTGTTCGCGATGCAGCAACTGGGCGTCCGCCTCTCCCACTGGGCACCCACCGGCAACGAGGCCGATCTGGAGACCTCCGACTTCATCTCCTACTTCTCCGAACGTCCCGAGGTCGGCGCCATCGCCTGCTACGTCGAGGGGCTCAAGGACGGCCGCTCCTTCCTGCTCGCCGCCGACCGCGCCGCCCGGCGCGGAGTGCCCGTCGTCGCGGTCAAGGTCGGCCGCACCGAGACCGGCGCCCGCACCGCCGCCTCGCACACCGGCAAGCTGACCGGCGCCGACACCGTCGTGGACGCGGCGATGCGGCAGTTCGGGGTGATCCGCGTCGACGGACTCGACGAACTCCAGGACACCGCGGCCCTGCTGGCGCGGGCCCGCACACCGAGGGTCGACGGGGTCGTGGTCTATTCGATCTCGGGCGGCACGGGCGCGCACTTCGCGGACCTGGCGAGCGCGGCGGGACTGGACCTGCCGGTCCTCTCGGACGCCAAACAGGCCGAACTGCACACCTGGATACCCGACTACCTGAACGTCGCGAACCCGGTCGACAACGGCGGCCACCCGGTCGGCGACTGGCGCGGCCGGAAGATCATCGACGCGATCCTCGCCGACCCCTCGGTCGGCGTGCTGATCTGCCCGATCACCGGGCCCTTCCCGCCCATGAGCGACAAACTCGCGCAGGACCTGGTGGACGCGGCGGAACAGACGGACAAGCTCGTCTGCGTGGTGTGGGGATCGCCGGTCGGCACGGAGGCGGCGTACCGCGAGACGCTGCTCGGGTCGTCCCGGGTCGCCACCTTCCGTACCTTCGCCAACTGCATCACCGCCGTGCGCGCCCACCTCGACCACGCGCGGTTCACCGCCGCGTACCGCTCGCCCTTCGACGAGGCCCCGCGCACCCCGTCGCCCTCCTTCCGCAAGGCCCAGGCACTGATGCGCCCGGGGCAGCAACTGAGCGAACACGCGGCCAAGCAACTGCTGCGCGCGTACGGGATCCGCGTACCGCGCGAGCAGTTGGTGACCAGCGCGGCGGCGGCCGTACGGGCGGCGAGCCAGGTCGGCTACCCGGTGGTCATGAAGGCCTCCGGCGCGCAGATCGCCCACAAGACGGAACTCGGCCTGGTCAAGATCGGGCTGACCTCCGCCAGCCAGGTCCGCGACGCCTATCGCGAGCTGACCGACATCGCCCGCTACGAGGACATCTCCCTCGACGGCGTCCTCGTCTGCCAGATGGTCGAGCGGGGCGTCGAGATGGTCGTCGGCGTCACGCACGACCAGCTCTTCGGGCCGACCGTGACCGTCGGGCTCGGCGGGGTCCTCGTCGAGGTGCTGCGCGACACCGCCGTACGCGTGCCGCCGTTCGGTGACGACCAGGCGCGGGCCATGCTGTCCGAGCTGCGGGGGCGGGCACTCCTCGACGGGGTGCGCGGGGCCCCGCCGGTGGATGTGGACGCGCTCGTCGAGGTCGTGGTCCGGGTGCAGCGCATGGCGCTCGAACTCGGGGACGAGATCTCGGAGCTGGACATCAATCCGCTGATGGTGCTGCCCCGGGGGCAGGGAGCGGTGGCCCTGGACGCGCTGGTGCTCTGCCGCTGA
- a CDS encoding flavin-containing monooxygenase — translation MADSTASTTPRTVPSHEDRPVYVIGGGPGGLAAAHALRARGVRAVVLEKSDQVGASWRRHYDRLHLHTTRRLSALPGLKMPRSFGRWVSRDNVVRYLEKYAEHHELEIVTGVEVSRVEPAPGGDGWLLHATGGRELTGSAVVVATGYNHTPHIPDWSGRDTYTGKLLHAGEYRSPAPYAGRDVLVVGIGNTGAEIAVDLVEGGASRVRLSVRTAPHIVRRSTAGWAAQFTGILVRRLPVRLVDGLAGPMARLSVPDLAAQGLPRPETGLYSRVNEGSIPVQDVGLIAAVRRGEVEIVAAVDGFEDDKAVLADGSRIDPDVVIAATGYVRALEGMVGHLDVLDGRGRPVVQGGHTPENAPGLYFTGFTNPISGMFRELALDAEKIAKAVARHTTTPQPTR, via the coding sequence ATGGCCGACTCGACTGCTTCCACGACCCCCCGCACGGTGCCGTCCCACGAGGACCGCCCCGTGTACGTGATCGGGGGCGGCCCCGGGGGGCTCGCGGCGGCTCACGCGCTGCGCGCCCGGGGTGTACGAGCCGTCGTGCTGGAGAAGTCGGACCAGGTCGGCGCGTCCTGGCGACGCCACTACGACCGCCTGCACCTGCACACCACCCGGCGGCTGTCCGCGCTGCCCGGGCTGAAGATGCCGCGCTCGTTCGGCCGCTGGGTGTCGCGCGACAACGTGGTGCGCTATCTGGAGAAGTACGCCGAGCACCACGAGCTGGAGATCGTCACGGGCGTGGAGGTCTCGCGCGTCGAGCCCGCCCCGGGCGGCGACGGCTGGCTGCTGCACGCCACCGGCGGCCGTGAACTGACCGGCAGCGCGGTGGTCGTCGCGACCGGCTACAACCACACCCCACACATCCCCGACTGGTCCGGCCGCGACACGTACACCGGCAAGCTGCTGCACGCCGGCGAGTACCGCAGCCCGGCCCCCTACGCGGGCCGCGACGTCCTCGTCGTCGGCATCGGCAACACGGGTGCCGAGATCGCCGTGGACCTGGTCGAGGGCGGCGCCTCGCGCGTACGGCTGTCCGTACGCACCGCGCCGCACATCGTGCGCCGCTCGACGGCCGGCTGGGCCGCGCAGTTCACGGGCATCCTCGTACGGCGGCTGCCGGTGCGGCTCGTGGACGGGCTCGCCGGGCCGATGGCGCGGCTGAGCGTGCCCGATCTGGCGGCGCAGGGTCTGCCCCGCCCCGAAACCGGGCTGTACTCGCGCGTCAACGAGGGTTCCATCCCCGTCCAGGACGTCGGCCTGATCGCCGCCGTACGCAGGGGCGAGGTCGAGATCGTGGCCGCGGTGGACGGGTTCGAGGACGACAAGGCCGTCCTCGCCGACGGAAGCCGGATCGACCCGGACGTGGTCATCGCCGCCACGGGATACGTGCGAGCCCTGGAGGGCATGGTCGGCCACCTCGACGTGCTCGACGGTCGCGGACGCCCGGTCGTGCAGGGCGGCCACACCCCGGAGAACGCGCCCGGCCTGTACTTCACCGGCTTCACCAACCCCATCAGCGGCATGTTCCGCGAACTCGCCCTCGACGCCGAGAAGATCGCGAAGGCGGTCGCCCGCCACACGACCACCCCCCAGCCCACCCGCTGA
- a CDS encoding MFS transporter, translated as MTQTSEAAPASEDSRPIRPAARHRIHRAWFVAAVTFVTIVGAAAFRSLPGLLIDPLHQEFHWSRGTIGAAVSINLALYGLTAPFAAALMDRFGIRRVVAIALTVIAVGSGLTVWMTAAWQLLLCWGLLVGLGSGSMALAFAATVTNRWFTARKGLVTGILTAASASGQLIFLPLLSWIVTEHGWRPAAVTVSLAALAVVPFVWLLLRDHPADVGQMPYGATEFVPKPEPLRGAARRTVGVLLSAVRTGPFWLLAGTFAICGASTNGLVQTHFVPAAHDHGMPITAAASLLAVIGVFDVVGTVASGWFTDRFEPRRLLAVYYALRGISLLFLPMLLAPTVHPPMIFFIVFYGLDWVATVPPTLALCREAYGEDSAIVFGWVLASHQVGAALVAFLGGVARDTFGSYDVVWYASGALCAAAALMALVIRRHRPSLPPTAAVSPAIA; from the coding sequence GTGACCCAGACAAGCGAAGCCGCCCCGGCCTCCGAGGACTCCCGGCCCATCCGACCCGCGGCCCGTCACCGCATCCACCGTGCGTGGTTCGTCGCCGCCGTCACCTTCGTGACGATCGTCGGCGCGGCGGCCTTCCGGTCGCTGCCCGGACTGCTGATCGACCCGCTGCACCAGGAGTTCCACTGGTCGCGCGGCACGATCGGCGCGGCGGTCTCGATCAACCTCGCGCTGTACGGACTCACGGCGCCGTTCGCGGCGGCGCTCATGGACCGCTTCGGCATCCGGCGCGTGGTGGCGATCGCCCTGACCGTGATCGCGGTCGGCTCCGGGCTGACCGTATGGATGACTGCGGCCTGGCAACTGCTGCTCTGCTGGGGCCTGTTGGTCGGTCTGGGCTCCGGCTCGATGGCGCTCGCCTTCGCGGCGACGGTCACCAACCGCTGGTTCACCGCCCGCAAGGGCCTGGTGACGGGCATCCTGACCGCGGCCTCGGCCTCGGGCCAGCTGATCTTCCTGCCGCTGCTGTCCTGGATCGTCACGGAGCACGGCTGGCGTCCGGCCGCGGTGACCGTCTCGCTCGCCGCCCTCGCGGTCGTGCCCTTCGTCTGGCTGCTGCTGCGCGACCACCCGGCCGACGTGGGGCAGATGCCGTACGGGGCAACGGAGTTCGTACCGAAGCCCGAGCCGCTGCGGGGCGCCGCCCGGCGGACGGTGGGGGTGCTGCTCTCCGCCGTCCGTACGGGTCCCTTCTGGCTGCTGGCCGGGACGTTCGCGATCTGCGGCGCCTCGACGAACGGTCTGGTCCAGACGCACTTCGTGCCCGCCGCCCACGACCACGGCATGCCCATCACCGCGGCTGCCTCGCTCCTCGCGGTGATCGGGGTCTTCGACGTGGTCGGCACGGTCGCCTCGGGCTGGTTCACCGACCGCTTCGAGCCGCGCCGCCTGCTCGCGGTGTACTACGCCCTGCGCGGCATCTCGCTGCTGTTCCTCCCGATGCTCCTCGCCCCGACCGTGCACCCGCCGATGATCTTCTTCATCGTGTTCTACGGCCTCGACTGGGTCGCCACGGTTCCGCCCACCCTGGCCCTGTGCCGTGAGGCGTACGGCGAGGACAGCGCCATCGTCTTCGGCTGGGTCCTCGCCTCCCACCAGGTCGGCGCGGCCCTCGTCGCCTTCCTCGGCGGCGTCGCCCGCGACACCTTCGGCTCGTACGACGTCGTCTGGTACGCCTCGGGTGCGCTGTGCGCGGCGGCCGCGCTGATGGCTCTGGTGATCCGGCGCCACCGGCCTTCGCTCCCGCCGACCGCGGCGGTGTCGCCCGCCATCGCCTGA
- a CDS encoding Zn-dependent alcohol dehydrogenase, which yields MRGVIFDGKRTQVVDDLEIRDPGPGEVRVAVSAAGLCHSDLSVVDGTIPFPVPVVLGHEGAGVVEAVGAGVTHVEPGDHVALSTLANCGTCAECDRGRPTMCRKAIGMPQRPFTRSGQPLYQFASNSAFAEHTVVKAVQAVRIAKDIPLTSAALIGCGVLTGVGAVLNRARVDRGDTVLVIGTGGIGLNVIQGARLAGALRIVAVDSNPAKEAVARQFGATHFLTSTDRVKDILPTGAQHAFECVGRVELIRQAVDLLDRHGQAILLGVPPATAEASFLVSSMYLDKSILGCRYGSSRPQRDIALYAELYREGRLLLDELVTATYPVEDFERAAEDAHAGKVARAVLTF from the coding sequence ATGCGAGGCGTGATCTTCGACGGGAAGCGGACCCAGGTCGTGGACGATCTGGAGATACGGGACCCAGGACCCGGAGAGGTGCGGGTGGCGGTCTCCGCGGCGGGGCTCTGCCACAGTGATCTCTCCGTGGTGGACGGGACCATACCCTTCCCCGTTCCCGTGGTGCTCGGCCATGAGGGTGCGGGTGTGGTGGAGGCGGTGGGCGCGGGTGTCACCCATGTCGAGCCCGGCGACCATGTGGCCCTGTCCACACTCGCCAACTGCGGGACCTGCGCCGAGTGCGACCGGGGGCGACCCACCATGTGCCGCAAGGCGATCGGTATGCCGCAGCGGCCGTTCACGCGGTCCGGGCAGCCTCTCTACCAGTTCGCCTCCAACTCGGCCTTCGCGGAACACACGGTGGTGAAGGCGGTACAGGCGGTCCGGATCGCGAAGGACATCCCGCTGACGTCCGCCGCGCTGATCGGCTGCGGCGTCCTCACCGGGGTCGGAGCGGTCCTCAACCGGGCCCGGGTCGACCGCGGCGACACCGTTCTCGTCATCGGCACCGGCGGAATCGGCCTCAACGTCATCCAGGGCGCGCGACTCGCGGGCGCCCTGCGGATCGTCGCCGTCGACTCCAATCCGGCCAAGGAGGCCGTGGCCCGCCAGTTCGGCGCGACGCACTTCCTGACCTCGACGGACCGGGTGAAGGACATCCTCCCCACCGGCGCCCAGCACGCCTTCGAATGCGTCGGACGCGTCGAACTCATCCGCCAGGCGGTCGACTTGCTCGACCGGCACGGCCAGGCGATCCTGCTCGGCGTGCCCCCGGCGACGGCCGAGGCCTCCTTCCTCGTCTCCTCGATGTACCTCGACAAGTCCATCCTGGGCTGCCGCTACGGCTCGTCCCGCCCCCAGCGGGACATCGCCCTGTACGCCGAGCTGTACCGCGAAGGCCGGCTTCTCCTGGACGAGTTGGTGACGGCGACGTACCCGGTCGAGGACTTCGAGAGGGCGGCCGAGGACGCGCACGCGGGGAAGGTGGCGAGGGCGGTGCTGACGTTCTAG
- a CDS encoding enoyl-CoA hydratase/isomerase family protein, translating into MIRHTTDNAVSWITLDRPEAMNALTWDQRERVIELLTAASADPAVRAVVITATGRGFCAGADLRGGPPAGERVPGDVARTIRLGAQRLIAAVLDCEKPVLAAVNGTAAGIGAHLAFACDLVLAAEPARFIEVFVRRGLVPDGGGAYLLPRLVGPRRAKELMFFGDALNATDAERIGLVNRVVPPEELEKTAREWSERLAAGPTRALALTKQLVNASLDTDRGSAFAAEAAAQEINMTTADANEGVASFVERRTPRYEGR; encoded by the coding sequence TTGATACGGCACACCACTGACAACGCGGTCTCGTGGATCACCCTCGACCGCCCCGAGGCGATGAACGCGCTCACCTGGGACCAGCGGGAACGCGTGATCGAGCTGCTCACGGCGGCGTCCGCCGACCCCGCGGTGCGGGCCGTGGTCATCACCGCGACCGGCCGCGGGTTCTGCGCGGGAGCGGACCTGCGGGGCGGTCCGCCCGCCGGGGAGCGGGTGCCCGGCGATGTCGCCCGCACCATCCGGCTGGGCGCGCAGCGCCTGATCGCAGCCGTCCTCGACTGCGAGAAGCCGGTGCTCGCGGCGGTCAACGGCACGGCGGCCGGGATCGGCGCGCATCTCGCCTTCGCGTGCGACCTCGTCCTCGCGGCCGAACCGGCAAGGTTCATCGAGGTGTTCGTGCGCCGCGGTCTCGTGCCGGACGGCGGCGGGGCCTATCTGCTGCCCCGCCTGGTCGGTCCGCGGCGGGCCAAGGAGCTGATGTTCTTCGGCGACGCGCTGAACGCCACCGACGCGGAGCGGATCGGGCTCGTCAACAGGGTCGTACCGCCCGAGGAGTTGGAGAAGACGGCGCGCGAGTGGTCCGAGCGGCTCGCCGCCGGGCCGACCCGCGCGCTGGCCCTCACCAAACAACTGGTGAACGCCTCCCTCGACACCGACCGCGGCAGCGCCTTCGCGGCGGAGGCGGCGGCGCAGGAGATCAACATGACGACGGCGGACGCCAACGAGGGCGTGGCGAGCTTCGTGGAACGCCGGACCCCCCGCTACGAGGGCCGCTGA
- a CDS encoding flavin reductase family protein codes for MGHAGMAAAAVRYLRSAGAPTVAGPVEALPRPELRAVGEDERAPVDPAEFRRVLGHFATGVTVVTAPGTATATGTGESAGPAGFACQSFASLSLDPPLICFMVGRTSTTWPRIARAGVFCVNVLGAHQGDLCRGFAVSGADKFAGVVHDAAPVSGSPRLAGTAAWIDCTIHAVHTGGDHLIVVGRVDALGTNGAGDEHIPPLLFHRGRFLD; via the coding sequence ATGGGACACGCAGGGATGGCCGCCGCCGCCGTCCGCTACCTCAGGTCGGCCGGGGCCCCCACCGTCGCGGGGCCCGTCGAAGCACTGCCGCGCCCGGAGCTGCGCGCGGTCGGCGAGGACGAGCGGGCACCGGTCGATCCGGCCGAATTCCGGCGCGTACTGGGCCACTTCGCGACCGGAGTGACGGTGGTGACGGCACCGGGCACGGCCACGGCCACCGGCACCGGGGAGTCCGCCGGCCCGGCCGGCTTCGCCTGCCAGTCGTTCGCCTCCCTCTCCCTGGACCCTCCGCTGATCTGCTTCATGGTCGGCCGTACGTCGACGACCTGGCCGCGGATCGCGCGCGCCGGGGTCTTCTGCGTCAACGTTCTCGGCGCGCACCAGGGCGACTTGTGCCGCGGTTTCGCGGTGAGCGGCGCGGACAAGTTCGCCGGGGTGGTCCACGACGCCGCCCCGGTCTCCGGCTCGCCCCGCCTCGCGGGCACCGCGGCCTGGATCGACTGCACGATCCACGCGGTGCACACGGGCGGGGACCACCTGATCGTGGTCGGCCGGGTCGACGCGCTCGGCACGAACGGCGCCGGCGACGAGCACATTCCTCCGCTGCTCTTCCACAGGGGCCGGTTCCTCGACTGA
- a CDS encoding SDR family oxidoreductase, which produces MGNFLAGKVIAVTGAGRGIGRAVALAAAAEGASVVVNDYGVSVEGAEPTSSVADAVVKEIEAAGGEAVAVADDISTMAGGQHVVDTALASYGRIDGVVCVAGILRERMLFNMSEQEWDPVVATHLKGTFTLFRAASAVMRRQGSGTLIGFTSGNHQGSVAQANYSAAKGGIISLVRSAALGLHKYGVTANAVAPVARTRMSANVPMELKEIGEPEDVAALVVYLLSDRARAERITGQVYTIAGPKIAVWAQPRELRAGYAEGAWTPEKIADFLPGTVGVDPMPLLEQLEAMARAAAEKARPNA; this is translated from the coding sequence GTGGGGAACTTCTTGGCGGGCAAGGTCATCGCCGTCACGGGCGCGGGGCGGGGGATAGGCCGGGCGGTCGCCCTCGCCGCGGCGGCCGAGGGCGCGTCCGTCGTCGTCAACGACTACGGCGTGTCCGTCGAGGGCGCCGAGCCCACGAGTTCGGTCGCCGACGCGGTCGTCAAGGAGATCGAGGCGGCCGGCGGGGAAGCGGTCGCGGTGGCCGACGACATCTCGACGATGGCGGGCGGGCAGCACGTCGTCGACACCGCGCTCGCCTCCTACGGGCGGATCGACGGCGTGGTGTGCGTGGCCGGCATCCTGCGCGAGCGGATGCTCTTCAACATGTCCGAGCAGGAGTGGGACCCGGTCGTCGCGACCCATCTCAAGGGCACGTTCACCCTCTTCCGCGCCGCCTCGGCGGTGATGCGCAGACAGGGCTCGGGCACGCTGATCGGCTTCACCAGCGGCAACCACCAGGGATCGGTCGCGCAGGCCAACTACAGCGCGGCGAAGGGCGGCATCATCTCGCTGGTGCGCAGCGCGGCCCTCGGACTGCACAAGTACGGCGTCACCGCGAACGCGGTCGCGCCCGTCGCCCGTACCCGCATGTCGGCGAACGTCCCCATGGAGCTGAAGGAGATCGGCGAACCGGAGGACGTGGCCGCCCTCGTGGTCTACCTGCTGTCGGACCGGGCCCGCGCCGAGCGCATCACCGGGCAGGTCTACACGATCGCCGGCCCCAAGATCGCCGTATGGGCCCAGCCCCGCGAACTGCGCGCCGGCTACGCCGAGGGCGCCTGGACCCCGGAGAAGATCGCCGACTTCCTGCCCGGCACGGTCGGCGTCGATCCGATGCCGCTGCTGGAACAACTGGAGGCGATGGCGCGGGCGGCGGCGGAGAAGGCGCGCCCCAACGCCTGA
- a CDS encoding acyl-CoA dehydrogenase family protein, whose protein sequence is MDFAFGPQDEAFRREARTWLEEHLAGTPARRDWERELGRGGWIGLGWDEDGYGNRRADLTRQVVWAEEYARSKAPPRSGHIGENLLAPTLIAHGTPEQKRRFLPPVAAGRELWCQGYSEPDAGSDLAGIRTTAVREEGAAPTGVLRVTGQKIWTSLAHEADWCFVLARTEPGSTRHHGLSFLLVPMDQPGRVEVRPIRQLTGTSEFNEVFFDGARARADHVVGGEGNGWRVAMSLLGYERGVSTLAQQIGFAEELGSVLRTAVATGAAADPVLRDRLVGLWAELRTMRWNALCTLGTSGGPADAGAPSVAKLLWGGWHRRLGELAVQVRGAGAAVGPADWSAARPYELDAAQHLFLFGRADTIYGGSDEIQRTIIAERVLGLPKEPRG, encoded by the coding sequence GTGGATTTCGCATTCGGTCCGCAGGACGAGGCCTTCCGGCGCGAGGCGCGGACCTGGCTGGAGGAACACCTGGCCGGCACGCCCGCGCGCCGCGACTGGGAGCGCGAACTCGGCCGGGGCGGCTGGATCGGGCTCGGCTGGGACGAGGACGGCTACGGCAACCGGCGCGCGGACCTGACCCGGCAGGTCGTATGGGCCGAGGAGTACGCCCGCTCGAAGGCGCCGCCCCGGTCCGGGCACATCGGCGAGAACCTGCTGGCGCCGACGCTCATCGCGCACGGGACGCCGGAACAGAAGCGCCGCTTCCTGCCGCCGGTCGCCGCGGGCCGGGAGCTGTGGTGCCAGGGATACAGCGAACCGGACGCTGGCTCGGACCTGGCGGGCATCCGGACGACCGCCGTACGGGAGGAGGGGGCCGCGCCGACGGGGGTCCTCCGGGTCACCGGCCAGAAGATCTGGACCTCGCTCGCCCACGAGGCCGACTGGTGCTTCGTGCTCGCCCGGACGGAGCCGGGGTCCACCCGCCACCACGGCCTGTCCTTCCTCCTCGTCCCCATGGACCAGCCCGGCCGCGTAGAGGTCCGTCCGATCCGCCAGTTGACCGGCACGAGCGAGTTCAACGAGGTGTTCTTCGACGGGGCGCGGGCGCGGGCCGACCATGTGGTCGGCGGCGAGGGGAACGGCTGGCGGGTCGCCATGAGCCTGCTCGGATACGAGCGCGGGGTCTCGACGCTGGCCCAGCAGATCGGATTCGCCGAGGAGTTGGGGAGCGTGCTGCGGACGGCGGTCGCGACGGGAGCGGCCGCGGACCCGGTGCTGCGCGACCGGCTCGTGGGGCTGTGGGCCGAGTTGCGCACGATGCGCTGGAACGCGCTGTGCACGCTGGGCACTTCGGGCGGCCCGGCGGACGCGGGAGCGCCGAGCGTGGCGAAGTTGCTGTGGGGCGGCTGGCACCGGCGGCTCGGCGAACTGGCGGTGCAGGTGCGGGGTGCCGGAGCGGCGGTGGGTCCGGCGGACTGGTCGGCCGCGCGGCCGTACGAACTGGACGCCGCCCAGCACCTGTTCCTCTTCGGCCGGGCCGACACGATCTACGGCGGCTCGGACGAGATCCAGCGCACGATCATCGCCGAGCGCGTGCTCGGCCTGCCGAAGGAACCCCGGGGCTAG
- a CDS encoding GlxA family transcriptional regulator, producing MATSDTFRPHRVVVLALDGLLPFELGIPQRIFGKARDTDGRSLYEVVTCSVRPPGPVETDADFAVLVANGPEALATADTVVVPASYELGPVQQEGILTPELVAALAHLRPGTRLVSICTGSYVLAAAGYLDGRPATTHWMHAEHFQRLFPQISVDADVLFIDDGDVLTSAGVAAGIDLCLHLVRRDHGAAVANEVARRTVVPPHRDGGQAQYIQRPVPEAQSAGTTAARAWALGRLHEPIQLRDMAEQESMSVRTFTRRFREEVGVSPGQWLTRQRVEHARHLLESSDLSIDHVARVAGFGTAQSMRQHLQTTLGVTPTTYRRTFRSGTGADGPDAPGTPGGPGEPGEPRGGNSRACSRI from the coding sequence ATGGCCACCTCGGATACGTTCCGTCCGCACCGCGTCGTCGTCCTCGCCCTCGACGGGCTGCTCCCCTTCGAGCTGGGCATTCCGCAGCGCATCTTCGGCAAGGCGCGGGACACCGACGGGCGCTCGCTCTACGAGGTCGTCACCTGCTCGGTCCGGCCACCCGGCCCGGTGGAGACCGACGCCGACTTCGCCGTCCTGGTCGCCAACGGGCCCGAGGCGCTCGCCACCGCCGACACCGTCGTCGTCCCGGCCTCGTACGAACTCGGGCCCGTCCAGCAGGAGGGCATCCTGACCCCCGAGCTGGTCGCCGCCCTCGCGCACCTCCGCCCCGGCACCCGCCTGGTCTCCATCTGCACCGGCAGCTACGTCCTCGCCGCCGCCGGGTACCTCGACGGCCGCCCCGCCACCACGCACTGGATGCACGCCGAGCACTTCCAGCGGCTCTTCCCGCAGATCAGCGTCGACGCGGACGTGCTCTTCATCGACGACGGCGACGTCCTCACCTCCGCCGGGGTCGCGGCCGGGATCGACCTGTGCCTGCATCTCGTACGCCGGGACCACGGCGCCGCCGTCGCCAACGAGGTGGCCCGCCGCACCGTCGTACCGCCGCACCGCGACGGCGGTCAGGCGCAGTACATCCAGCGTCCGGTGCCGGAGGCGCAGTCGGCCGGCACGACCGCCGCCCGCGCCTGGGCGCTCGGCCGGCTCCACGAGCCGATCCAGTTGCGGGACATGGCCGAGCAGGAGTCCATGTCCGTCCGCACGTTCACCCGGCGCTTCCGCGAGGAGGTCGGCGTCAGCCCCGGCCAGTGGCTCACCCGGCAGCGCGTCGAACACGCCCGCCATCTCCTGGAGTCCAGCGATCTGTCCATCGACCACGTGGCCCGCGTCGCCGGCTTCGGCACGGCCCAATCGATGCGCCAGCACCTGCAGACGACCCTCGGAGTCACCCCCACCACCTACCGGCGCACCTTCAGGTCCGGCACCGGAGCGGACGGACCCGACGCACCCGGCACACCCGGTGGACCCGGTGAACCCGGTGAACCTCGTGGCGGGAACTCCCGCGCCTGCTCACGCATATGA